A window of the Henckelia pumila isolate YLH828 chromosome 3, ASM3356847v2, whole genome shotgun sequence genome harbors these coding sequences:
- the LOC140892057 gene encoding protein SCO1 homolog 2, mitochondrial isoform X2 yields the protein MPLSKLLFSSLRNYPGASLRNLSRFGQSNLSLHSLTKQTITRDSEILGCFKKFGPSRRYCSSSTRSTSRTRSPLPLHEQSEQTVSRTSRIPFVFVPVLAGIGGLIFFIHNNDEKRAVPKGEGEKFERSAINGPIIGGPFSLINTESQLVTEQNLLGNWVLLYFGYTSSPDVGPAEVQKMAKSIDILESKQNLKVLPIFVTIDPRRDTPSQLRAYIREFDSRIVGLTGPVASIRQMAQEYRVFFRKVDEEGDDYLVESSHNMYLVNPDMLVVRSFGVEYSPDELVKAIVDEMKRTPK from the exons ATGCCATTGTCGAAACTTTTGTTCTCCTCGTTGAGAAATTATCCGGGAGCATCACTCCGGAATCTCAGCCG GTTTGGACAGAGCAATTTATCTCTTCATTCATTGACCAAGCAGACAATAACCAGGGATTCTGAGATTCTGGGTTGCTTCAAGAA GTTTGGTCCATCTAGAAGATATTGCTCTTCCAGCACAAGATCCACCAGCAGGACTAGGTCTCCTCTTCCATTACATGAACAGAGTGAACAGACTGTCTCCCGCACCTCTCGGATACCTTTTGTT TTTGTTCCTGTTCTGGCTGGAATTGGTGGGTTAATTTTCTTCATTCACAATAACGATGAAAAGAGAGCAGTACCTAAAG GCGAAGGTGAAAAGTTTGAAAGAAGTGCCATCAATGGGCCCATTATTGGTGGCCCTTTCAGTCTGATTAATACAGAAAGTCAGCTTGTTACTGAGCAGAATCTTTTGGGTAATTGGGTTCTTCTATACTTTGGTTATACTTCATCTCCTGATGTTGGACCAGCTGAAGTTCAGAAGATGGCGAAGTCGATTGATATATTAG AGTCCAAACAGAATCTTAAGGTCTTGCCTATATTTGTAACCATTGATCCTCGGCGGGACACCCCATCACAACTTCGTGCTTACATCAGAG AATTTGACTCGAGAATAGTGGGATTAACCGGACCAGTAGCTTCAATAAGGCAGATGGCACAAGAATACAGAGTATTCTTTAGAAAAGTTGACGAAGAAGGAGATGATTACCTTGTCGAGTCTTCTCATAACAT GTATTTGGTGAACCCGGACATGCTAGTTGTGAGGTCCTTCGGGGTTGAGTATAGCCCAGATGAGCTGGTGAAAGCCATAGTCGACGAGATGAAGAGAACTCCAAAATAA
- the LOC140892057 gene encoding protein SCO1 homolog 2, mitochondrial isoform X1 codes for MPLSKLLFSSLRNYPGASLRNLSRFGQSNLSLHSLTKQTITRDSEILGCFKKYFSSSQIFNKFGPSRRYCSSSTRSTSRTRSPLPLHEQSEQTVSRTSRIPFVFVPVLAGIGGLIFFIHNNDEKRAVPKGEGEKFERSAINGPIIGGPFSLINTESQLVTEQNLLGNWVLLYFGYTSSPDVGPAEVQKMAKSIDILESKQNLKVLPIFVTIDPRRDTPSQLRAYIREFDSRIVGLTGPVASIRQMAQEYRVFFRKVDEEGDDYLVESSHNMYLVNPDMLVVRSFGVEYSPDELVKAIVDEMKRTPK; via the exons ATGCCATTGTCGAAACTTTTGTTCTCCTCGTTGAGAAATTATCCGGGAGCATCACTCCGGAATCTCAGCCG GTTTGGACAGAGCAATTTATCTCTTCATTCATTGACCAAGCAGACAATAACCAGGGATTCTGAGATTCTGGGTTGCTTCAAGAAGTATTTTTCATCCTCTCAAATTTTCAACAA GTTTGGTCCATCTAGAAGATATTGCTCTTCCAGCACAAGATCCACCAGCAGGACTAGGTCTCCTCTTCCATTACATGAACAGAGTGAACAGACTGTCTCCCGCACCTCTCGGATACCTTTTGTT TTTGTTCCTGTTCTGGCTGGAATTGGTGGGTTAATTTTCTTCATTCACAATAACGATGAAAAGAGAGCAGTACCTAAAG GCGAAGGTGAAAAGTTTGAAAGAAGTGCCATCAATGGGCCCATTATTGGTGGCCCTTTCAGTCTGATTAATACAGAAAGTCAGCTTGTTACTGAGCAGAATCTTTTGGGTAATTGGGTTCTTCTATACTTTGGTTATACTTCATCTCCTGATGTTGGACCAGCTGAAGTTCAGAAGATGGCGAAGTCGATTGATATATTAG AGTCCAAACAGAATCTTAAGGTCTTGCCTATATTTGTAACCATTGATCCTCGGCGGGACACCCCATCACAACTTCGTGCTTACATCAGAG AATTTGACTCGAGAATAGTGGGATTAACCGGACCAGTAGCTTCAATAAGGCAGATGGCACAAGAATACAGAGTATTCTTTAGAAAAGTTGACGAAGAAGGAGATGATTACCTTGTCGAGTCTTCTCATAACAT GTATTTGGTGAACCCGGACATGCTAGTTGTGAGGTCCTTCGGGGTTGAGTATAGCCCAGATGAGCTGGTGAAAGCCATAGTCGACGAGATGAAGAGAACTCCAAAATAA